One genomic region from Clarias gariepinus isolate MV-2021 ecotype Netherlands chromosome 22, CGAR_prim_01v2, whole genome shotgun sequence encodes:
- the nppcl2 gene encoding C-type natriuretic peptide 2 produces MASSFSRFFALFILIAMVTEVISRPSSRRPDSQILQGLFGSDISSLLLSQPEVPEGSAQSPAVFKIEGRGLSGHLVKEEPIRLVHRPFIDFLARQRKLRVRSRKGSARGCFGIKVDRIGALSGLGC; encoded by the exons ATGGCCTCCTCATTTTCCCGCTTTTTTGCGCTCTTCATCCTAATCGCCATGGTGACAGAGGTAATAAGCCGACCATCATCAAGAAGACCAGACTCTCAG attcTACAGGGTCTGTTTGGATCAGACATCAGTTCCCTCTTATTGTCCCAGCCGGAGGTTCCAGAAGGCTCAGCTCAAAGCCCTGCTGTGTTCAAGATTGAAGGGCGTGGCCTATCCGGACACTTAGTTAAGGAAGAACCTATCCGTCTTGTGCACCGCCCCTTCATTGACTTCCTGGCGAGGCAGAGGAAGTTGCGGGTGCGGAGCAGGAAGGGATCTGCACGCGGCTGCTTTGGGATTAAAGTAGACCGTATTGGAGCGCTGAGCGGACTGGGCTGTTGA
- the zgc:85858 gene encoding stress-associated endoplasmic reticulum protein 2, translating to MSAVQRMKVANEKHSKTITQRGHVQKTARVQGEEKSPVGPWLLALFVFVVCGSAIFQIIQSIRQGM from the exons ATGTCGGCGGTGCAGCGGATGAAAGTAGCGAACGAGAAACACAGCAAGACCATCACACAGCGCGGGCACGTGCAGAAGACCgcg cgggTGCAGGGAGAAGAGAAATCTCCAGTTGGTCCGTGGCTCCTCGCTCTCTTCGTGTTTGTGGTGTGTGGCTCAG ctATCTTCCAGATCATACAGAGTATCAGACAGGGGATGTAG